AAGAACCGTCGCCATTTGCTCTGTGGATTTGTTTCAAGACCTCGACAGTAGTTTCGGGGAATAATGTTATATCCTTCTGCGGTATTGGAGTGGTGATAACAATGGTTGCCACTAAGGACAAAATCTGCgcaaaaaataacaatgttggtatttgaaacaaaaaactgatagttattcaattgaaaaataaaagtaaattacAAAAAGCCTACCAAAATAAGGATTATCATTTTGACGCTGCTCGAAGCAATCCGTTGAACTGTTTAAAgactaaaacaaaataaccgGGCTGGACTTTTATATCCCACTTTCACAACCAATACCCACATACCGTTGGAGCCGGTTCCCAAAAAGGATACGTTTAGAAAGCGGAAGCAAAAAATGGGCCGATTTAATAAAGATGAAACTCACGGTGAACAACTTGTTCACCTGGCTACTTAGGTACATGTGTGTAAACCTACAAGCAGTTCTGTGGTATGGAAGTACGGAGTGGCAATTCAATGTTATGGATGGCTTTCAgaacatatttttcttttcctaaacATTAGGTTTGAAAAATTAGTCAAAATCGTCGAAAATTCGAAACTTTCCCTTTTACACTTACTTTCAAAAGTACCGTATGTGATAAATAAACAAGTGTTTAGTCAAGTGAATTATGCGGGCCGTCAAACAATCAAACCAGTTTAAGATCTTTGAGCTGCGATTATCACAAAATGTTTATACCCGCAAAAGCCTACTTTCTGTACAAAAAAAACCCTCCGccatataattttcaaaaaatgatctCAAAGCTGATTTACAATACCgaagaataaatttaaaaaattcaataaatacaATACATCTAACTAAATTTCACATTTACGAATGGAGACCATCTGTCTTTCAGTGTTGCCGGACTGAGGTGGAGCTGGTGGACAACGACACAGGGCAGTTTTCAGACAAGAAAAGCAAGAATTCGcctattaattaatttaaatatcaaTAGTCTTCCTTATGATATTTAAATTCTCATAATATTTTTGAACTCACCTTTGGAACTAGATATTTGTAAACGAGAGAACTTATATTTCGAGTGTTCTGGCGTTCCCTCTGTGTGGCTGTATCCTCTTCAGAATCAATACTTCTTCCCAAGTGTCTATTATTTGGGATAGAGGACCGTTGCGGAATGTCCACATCGTCGGTTTGTATTCCGTTATCCAACGAAGATCTGTTCGTCAAcgtgggaaaacaaaaatttttaatttccaagaAAATTGCAGTTTATAACAGAACACCAGATTAGAAGAACTTACTTAATTTGGAGTTTCCTTTCATACTCCTTGCTACGTTCCATCCACGCGGCAAGTTCTAATTCTAAAACCTGAACCTTGTTCATCATGGTATCTAAgagtttcttgttttctgtCAAAATAATATTACTATCGCTGACAATAGCATGGAAATACTGAAAtctaaacaacaataaaagaagataagCAACTACATTTCGACTAGAATTTATTGCATTTTGAAATACCTTTCATCACCGACCAGCCCAGGGACGTTAGCTTCTTCGCTCTGCACTGCATTACATTTTTCCTTAATCTCGGTTAATTCCTAAAAGAAGTGAATGACATTTTGATAGGCTCTTTCTGTTTGATCCTTAAAGCTTATAATAAAACTTGCCTTTGCAGGATCTTTATTTTCCGACTCATCAGACGGGTGTTTTGATCTCTCTCCAGTTTCTTTCGTTTGCTTCATTTTTGCTCCACGTTTTAAATCTGCAACCTCATCTTCGGTGAAAATAAGACATAATTTTGTTGAagattaaaagagaaaaaagctaaACAATAAAACCTATTGACCTTTCATGGAGTAATAGGCCTGTTCCAGTTTAATGTATGACAGTGTTTTTTGGATGTTTTCTGCATGGAGATCTCTGATTAGCTTTTGTAAATGCCTCACATCTTCAAGAGAAAATTCCTCTGGAGctatctgtaaaaaaaaaatcattattagCAGCTGATCGAGTGTAAAATCACTATATGCAGTATGGGCCATTTTTTGTACTTGTGTAACTATCCCCTTATTAGTATTAAGATTTTCTTGATTTGCCCCGAATGGGTATGAATCCTCACTGGTTGGTGTATTTAACTGGAACCCTAAGGCATATGCATTCCATGCTGGCACTGATACCGATTTATAACACTGATAGGCCTGTGGGAAAACAACTTTCACTATTAGTTAATTGATCACTTGTGACACTTCAGTTACTCACAATaaaaaagtgtaattttgtttttacagttAGATCTTTTACGTACAGGTGGTTGTTGGCCAGGAAGAGCTTCATCTTCTAGCAGAATATCGGTGTGGTTTTCATCAATCCTAGGAATCTGTGTTGACAGAAGTTGGTCTATTTGCACCTTTTCCATTGTACCTTAATACTTGGGAACATCAAAATGACaatgaaaatacaaaacttATACCATCAGCTATCAGTTAAAATAGATTACCCCGAAATATGCCCACAGGAATTTTTTCGAGTTGACGATCGACACTGTGCAGACAAATTCCAACAACTATTTTAGTCGTCTTCAAAGAAGTTTGTAGGCTACTTAGTTTGAAGGACACGATTACTTATATCAGATTAAAGAAAAGTCCCCCAATCCAGTGTTTTCCTCTCCAGAAACTTGTCAGCAGTCATTCTTACCAAGTCTGCACGTgaactgaaataaaaagatggcGGTTGTACCCCCCCCCTTCAACGCCATCCTACATCGATTGGGTGAGGGAGAGAGCTATAGAATTATACACATGACTTCCCACAAGAATACACAAAATATAATGggctttttttccttgtacATAATTGTAAACAATATAAACACAACCTTCTTTCCTGAACACTTAATTTGTTCACGCAATGCGGAGTCTATAGATGATTAGATGAGATTGCGAGCACTTTAGTAATATCACACACAAGGAGCGAATTTGAAATGCGGCAAATTTAGTTAACTGAATAAAAATCGGTTGAAACACGACTAGGCTATTTTTAAAGAATGGCTACTGAATTGACTTCACACCTTTAACGAGCTTACAGCTAGAATGAGAATGTTTGACTGATGCGATGTGAAAAGAACGTTTTGATTCGATTCTCTCTATCCGTCATGTTCATTGTGATGAGATACCCATTGTGGCACATTTCAAACTGTAATGCCGTCTTCAACTATAGCTATgctcattattttttcttctaattagTCCTACTGCAATTACTCCAACCAGCTTGGACTGTGTTAGTACCGTAACCCAATAACCAATTAATTGCAATGAGCAGCagaaaaacagattttgttttgatttgacatttttgtttgccttcTGAAGTATGAGACTGCATTTTTTAAACCTGTTGGTAATCTTTTTGTAAAACTGAAACCATAATTCcatgaaatgaatgaaacaagTTTACCGTATACACTAATAACATATTTTCCTGGAAAATGTTTCGTGTCCGGTGGCAAAGTTGCCATGAAGCAacgttaaaaaacaacaaacataaTTATCTATagctcaaaaagaaagaaaatagaattttccATATATGGAAAATACTGAAAACTTGACCGCGTGTTGACGTTTTCCGATTGACGTGATAACTCGTACactatagggctgttcgacatcttttttaacatttgttgccatcgtggcaacgcagcaacTCATGTATTTTTTGTCTGCTACGAGTGACTTGTTTATTCTGTGAAATATGAAAGTTCGTGTGTTCGGATCACTTTGTTACAGGTATTTGTAGGTTAATACTAacaattattgattattatctTACAATTTGTGAAATGCTTACAGGAAAGCCGAGTGGAGAATTCCACAAAAAACATGTTGATTGGGCACCCTCTATAAATGTGGGATCAAATAAGACGAAACAATTTCTAGGTATAAGGTATtgcattattcatttcatgtgTGAAAAAACAGTCCTATATGTTGTTTTAATGAATGAACTATTTTGTCATTACAGATGGTGATCATCAAGTACGTAACAATGTTGCTTTTGACAAGGCTGATACACCTCCATTGATAGATGTTGAAACTGCAACTGAAGTTGAGGATTCTGGTTTTTTGAACAATTTGATACAAGGTGATTTAGTTATGGCTGATAGGGGATTTACAGTTCATGAGGCTGTTACTTTACGGAATGCAAATCTTGCTGTGCCTTCGTTCCTTGGAAAGCAAACACAGTTGTCAAATGTTGAAGTTGAGTACTTTAGAGGCCTAGCAAGGATTCATATACATGTTGAGAGAGTTATAGGGGCCACAAAACAAATATCACTATTTTAGAAGGTCCTCTTCATCGTGCAACACTTTCTGTTTCAAAGGGTGAAGATTCAGCAATAATTGATAAAATTGTTATGGTCTGTTGCGCTCTTTACAATTCGTGTTCATCTGTTGTACCCTTACTGTAGTGTGTTTAGGTGAATAATTGTCATAATAAaccacaaattttcaaaaaatacttgATGTATTAACCTTGGTTAACAGGGGCACAAACAGATTACCATTTTCTtcgtaataatttaaacaaacacaacattttcacaaatggatattttcttttttacaaaggAAGGTAGACAAATTGTATCTTTTCACTCACTACTGATTGGTTATATTGGAAAGTGCTGTTCTCTGAACTTGACTGTTACTAGGAACGACCGGTAAGACGATTTGTAACTTTCCCAAATAACGTGTTTTGGCCTCAATACTAAGTCAACTGGCATAATTAGACAGTGACATAGTTAAACACTAACACTATAACGA
The window above is part of the Daphnia pulex isolate KAP4 chromosome 3, ASM2113471v1 genome. Proteins encoded here:
- the LOC124189945 gene encoding uncharacterized protein LOC124189945, with the protein product MEKVQIDQLLSTQIPRIDENHTDILLEDEALPGQQPPAYQCYKSVSVPAWNAYALGFQLNTPTSEDSYPFGANQENLNTNKGIVTQIAPEEFSLEDVRHLQKLIRDLHAENIQKTLSYIKLEQAYYSMKDEVADLKRGAKMKQTKETGERSKHPSDESENKDPAKELTEIKEKCNAVQSEEANVPGLVGDERFQYFHAIVSDSNIILTENKKLLDTMMNKVQVLELELAAWMERSKEYERKLQIKSSLDNGIQTDDVDIPQRSSIPNNRHLGRSIDSEEDTATQRERQNTRNISSLVYKYLVPKANSCFSCLKTALCRCPPAPPQSGNTERQMVSIRKCEI